The Dickeya poaceiphila DNA window CGGGGAACACTGGCAGTCCAGCCACGTTGGTGATTACGTCTACGGTTTATCCCCGCTGGTGCGGGGAACACGTTACGGCGAACGCGAAACGCGTTGTTAGATTCGGTTTATCCCCGCTGGCGCGGGGAACACCTTTCTGCGGTCCTCTTTTCGTGCTGCGATAGCGGTTTATCCCCGCTAGCGCGGGGAACACGCACATACACCTTGATTTCCTTGTGCGTATCTCGGTTTATCCCCGCTGGCGCGGGGAACACTCACGCCACATCGTTAAGTCTATGAAAACGTCCGGTTTATCCCCGCTGGCGCGGGGAACACTGCTTTTGTTTGCCTGTGAAAGTAAACTATTGCGGTTTATCCCCGCTGGCGCGGGGAACACTCCAGCATGGTGTAACGTTCGCCGGATTCCCCCGGTTTATCCCCGCTGGCGCGGGGAACACTCTAAAAATATATACCTGTTTTATAAGGTATTTTAAAGGCAGGAAAATTCCACCGATTTTTCCCGGTTGTTAAAGAACACTAACTCACTGATTTTCAACAGGGTGAAAAGAGACTAACCGCAGTCCATCGAGATCCACCGGCATCCGGCGATTTTCACCGACCGTCTGGAACTCAAAACCGGACTCAGTGTTAGTGGCCCAGGCCATTACCACATTGCCTTGTTCAGCCAGTTCCACCACCTGTTGCCAGATCATTTCCCGTACCCGGCGCGAGGTGTCGCCCACGTACACCCCGGCGCGCACCTCCAGCAACCAGACCGCCAGCCGACCGCGCAAGCGCGGCGGCACGTTTTCCGTCACCACCACCAGCATACTCATCCGCCATGCCCCCGATGCCCGGCGTCGCCAAAGGGTGTCGGTTCGGGAATGGCCGGCGGTTGTGCATCTGGCGGTGCCTGTGGCGGCTCAATTTCGCCGGCAGCCAGCACGTCTTCAATCAAAGGAATCAGTTTGGCCAGCGTTTGCTGGCTGCGGAAAATATCGCGGCAGGCCACCCGCACCTCACGATCCGGCTCCAGCGGGTTGCGAGCGGCAATCTCGAACGCCTTAGGCACCACGCCGTCAAACTTGATGATGTCGGCAATGTCGTACACAAACGACAACGGCTTGCCGCTGTGGATAAAACCGATGGCGGGCGCATAACCTGCCGCCAGTACCGCCGCCTCGGTAATGCCGTAAAGGCAGGCGGTCGCGGCGCTGATGCACTGATTCACCTTATCGCCACGCGCCCAGTCTTTTGGGTCGTAGCGGCGGCCATCCCATTTCACGCCGTACTGTTTTGCCAGCAAACTGTAGGTCTGGCGCACCCGTGCGCCTTCAATGCCGCGCAGTTGCTCCACCGAACGGCGGCTCGGCGCCGGTTCGCCAAAGCGCAGTTCAAACATACGCCGCACCACTTTCAGGCGCAATTCTTCATCCAGCGCCAGACGGGCCTGATACAACAACCGGTCGGAACGCGCGCCGCCCGGCTGTCCGGCAGCGTATAGCCTTACCCCGGCTTCCCCCACCCACACCAGCAGCGTGCCGACGGTGGCTGCCAGCCTGGCCGCCGCATGGGAGACGCGAGTGCCCGGCTCCAGCATGATGCAGGCCACCGAGCCAACCGGGATGTGGGTTCGTACACCGGTTTTGTCGATCAGCACAAACGCGCCATCCACTACGTCGATCTGCCCGTATTGCAGGAAGATCATCGAGGTGCGGTCTTTGAGCGGAATTGGGCTAAGCGGAACAAACGACATGGCAACCTCCCGCTTACGCCCGACGCAGCAACAGCAGTCCGCAACCCAGCGCCCGGCTTTTCCCCAACCCCTGGCTGACCGCCTGCGCAAAACGTTCGGCGTCGGTAATGCGTAGCAGGCCGTCAAAATCCACCGAGCTGAAGCTGACCGGCTCCGTCTGCTGCGGTTTATACCACCGCTGACGCTGATAACCGTCAACGCGACAGGCATTGACCTCAAACCCCCAGCGCTCTCCCTGACGCGCCAGCCAGTCGGCAGCGGCCTGCTGCTGACGCGGCCAGATCTCCGCCGGGTCTACCCCTTGTGCTTTAGCCTGATATTTAGCATCCATCAGCACATCGCTGCGCTTTTTCTGGCGCGTCACCACCGGGTTGGCGCGCAGGGAAAACGCCAGTTGCATCCCGGCGTTCAGTTGCGGTTGCCACGGCTTGGTGTCCACTACAAACAGGTTGTGATCCTGTCGGGGCGCACAGGCCGAGAGCAGGTAATAGCGGCTGGCATCGGTATGGCAGTCCTGCCGGAACAAAAAGCGGCGCTGCTGCTCCTGCGGGAACAGTTGCCACAACCACTGATGGCTGGCATAAACCGGCGACGTCAGCCATTTCTCCGCCATCGCCGACGGCAACGCCGCCGGTTGCAGCGTGACTCTGGAAAAGAACATTACTGACCTCCTTTCAGTACGCCGTAGTACTGCACCCGCGTGGTGAACTGCCAGCGCCGACGGCTGGCAGGCTGGTCGCCGCGCACCACTTCCATCATCGCGTCGCCCTCTGCAACATCCTCTCCCGGTTCCCAGTAGCAACTGCCATCCGGTTGGTTGATGGGCTCCAATGCCGGGTCATTGAGCAATGGCGTGTTCTTAACCTGTTGCCACACCTCGGCCAGCGAACCGCACAACAGATGCGGCGACAGCGGCAACGCCAGTGGGCAACTTTTACGACCAAGGTAAAGTGGGAAGACCGGGGTGCGTAGGGCCTGCGCCAGTTGTGAGAGCGTGACGGGCGCGCCCTCGGTAGCGCTCACCGCCACGTGGTAATAGGCATCGCAGCGGTATTCACGGGCAGTCAGCAGCGTTTCCAGCCCCTGCTCCGGGTCTGAACACAGCTCGTCACGCCGGGTGTAGCGCACCCGTTTGCGGTCTTCACGCGGCATCTGCACGGTATGGTAATCACGCAACCAGCCTTCACGGCGGGACAGCAGCCTGAACGCAAAACGGTAGTGCGCGTTAAACTGCGCCAGTCGCTCTTCTTCTTCGCGCCGAATGCCGAGCGCCGCCGCCAATAACCCCAGCAGCGCAGAACGGCTCGGCACCGGCGCAGAATGGCGCACCTCGCCCACCGCCGGTTCCCCCCACGAAGCCAGCGGCGCGTAAAGCTGAAACACCAGATACTCTGTCATGCCGGCCTCACTGGCTGATGAAATCCAACAGTTGCGGCAGGCTGCCGACACCGGCTTCGACATTCAGCACATAGTCGCTCATGCCGTCAGCGCCGTAGGCGCGATTGAATTTCTCCTGCTGGTTTTTCAGCGCGCTGATAGCCGCCTCCAGCGGTTCCCCGCTACGCACCGGCGTAAAGAACGCCACCGACAGCGCACGCGGTTGCGCCGCTCCCCGCTCCGCCAGCACGTAAGAGGCATAAGCACGGGACGCGAAACTGTTCTGCTTGCCGGTGGGCGACACAGTGAGCGCAGTTTCACCCAGCGCCCGCAGCGTGCGCTGCACCAGCGCGTCGTCACCGTCGAGGTTTTCCAGCAACCGGTCACGGTCGATGCAGATATAGTGATAGAACAGCGCCGAAGCAAAACCCTGCTCGCCCATGTGGGCAGAGCCGCTGTTGTCATCACCGGTGTTAAGGTCATCCACCGCGGTGAAGAAGTCGTCTTCCACCGTTACCGCGCTGACGCCCAGCGCGTGCGCCACCTGACAGGCCGCTTCCACGTTGAATTCTGGGCTGGAAGCCAACATACGGCCAAACAGCGCGATATCAACGCTTGCCACCTGTTTGCACAGCAGTTTCAGCTCTTCGCTGTTGGGTTCGCGGGGTTCGGCAATCAGCGTCTTCACCAGTTGGTCTATCCGCGCTCGCTCCGGCACGCTGATGTGCGCCAGTTGCTCGATGTCGAATTTCTCCAGCGGGTCGGAACTGTTTTTCTCTTCTTTTTTCAGCTTGCCGAACTGCCCGGCAATCTTCTTCGCTGCGTCCTCGGCGGTTTTGGTCGCCACGCCGCCATCAAGCAGTTGCTGATAAACCTCGCGCCCCAGCCGCCGGGTGCGCTTACCGATATGTTCGCCCAATGCGTTTTCAAACACCGCCGAGGTACGCCAGGCGCGTTTGAGGCTCTGGGATGACACGCGCAGCCGCTCCACTCCGCCGACCAGAGCGGTTTTCGGGCGACCCGCATCGTCGCGGTTGAGGTTAGCAGGCGCGTAAGCCGTTAAAAAATGCAGTTGAATAAAGGTGGTCATGCCGGTTCCTTGTTGTCGGTCGGGTGGTTTCCGTTGGCGTCTTCCGGTGCAGATATGGCGGATGGCATCGCATCCGGTGCCGGTTGCTGGGTTTTCTGGTGGTATTCGCACGTCCAGCGTACTGCGTTACGTTTCAGCGGGTTGGGGTCAGCAGGCAGGTTTTGCTGCCGGGCCTGCCATTCATCCATCCACAGCAGGATGCCATCAGCCAGCGACGGCAGATTCACGCCTGCGCTACCGCGAATATTGACCGCCCGAATCAGCAGGCGGCACAGTTCTTCCGGCGTTTGCGCACGCAGCAGCCGCTCAAAACGCAGTTCGGACAGGTAACGCCGGTCGCTGCCAGCACTGACCGTTTCCCCCAGTTGCGCGGCAAAACTTTTCCTGTCGTTGTTTCCGTCGGCATGGGCCGCCACCGCAGCAAATATCGCCACACCGAACCGTCGATGCGGTTGATTGCCTATCACTCCGGCCAGCATATTCGACAGCCGCATAAACCCCTGGCAGGTCAGCGCGCCATAAGGGGCCGCGGCGCGCCTTAACGCCGCCCGATCCGCCCGTCCGTTGTGGTTTTCGTTATGCCGGTTTTGTAATTGCTTAAACCATATATCTATTTTCTCCGCGGCTGGCGGATTTATCACCAGCCGCGTTGCGGTACTATCCTTACTACCTCTATCCATTCGCCGGTTCCTCCTGAGGTTGCAATCCTTTGAGCTGTTTCATTGATTTTTGTCTGTGGAACTGTGTCAACATCTCGCTGCGCGCTTTTACCGCTCGCGTCAGGTCGCCCTGCTGGTCCGGGTTGCCGAATGTCAGCCGGTCGAAGGTGCCGATCAGGTACATATAGAGCTGATTCTGCCAGGCGTTCAACGACTTGACCGGGCAGTTGCCACCGGCAATAGAACGATAGAGCTGCCGGAAAAGCTGTTCGGTTTCCTGCCAGAACGACACATCGATGAAGCTGAAATCTCCCCCCACGTCTTTCGGGCGGCTAAACCAGGCCGCTTTCACCGACTGACGCAGCAGTTGCTGAGCATCGTGCGCCATCTGCAAGCCCAGCGGCAGATAGTCTTTTACCGCCGGAGTAATCTCTTTCCATACCGGTATACGGTGTTCGTACCAGCAGCGGGCTTTCATGTTGTCCATGTCGTAGCCAAAGCACCACAGCCCCACCTGTTTCCGCAATGGCTTATTCAGGAAGTTACGGCTTACCACGTAGGCCGGCAGCATTTCGTTTAGCGTATCTTTGGTGCCCAGCACCAGCCCCAGCCAGTCACGGTAGGAAAGCCCACCCGGCTGACCTTTGAGCGAGAGCAGCGTGCCATCTTTAAGCGACTGGCGATAAGGCGTCAGCGGGTGTTTCCAGTGTTCATACTGCACGCCGTAGTTTTTGCTGCGGTAGTGTGTCAGCAGTGCGTCGGAATGCTCCCCGCACAGGTCGCAATGCCCGGATTCGGTATGGCTGAAATCGAGTTCGATGCGGCGCGGCATCCCCCAGAACGCCTGCAACGGGTGCGCGTTTTCCGGCGTCACCTTGTCTTTGTCGCCTTCGCTGGTGCGGGTAGCCGTAAGCCAGGGGAATACCGACGCATCGCAATGCCCACGCTCGCCGGGGGTGACGTTGGCCCACAATTTGCGCCACAGCGGCACCGGCCTGTGCGCGTCATGCGGCATCAACAGGGTGGTAATCGGGCCGCCGCCGCGCACGCCGACCCGATGGCCAACACCGCCGGACGGCGCATTGGTTTGCAGTGTGTACAGCGCCAGCGCGGCGCAGTGCGGGCAGATGGCGTTTACCGCACCGCGTTTGACAAAGTGATCTTTATTGAGCTTAAGGGTGTTGCCGCCCGGCGCATCGATCAGTAAGCCGGATATCGGGCTGTTGTCAGCCGCCAGCGGCGAGAAATCCTGCATAAACGCAGGTTTGCCGGCGCCAAACTGGAGCGCAGGCGCCAGGCTGTCCAGCGCCTGTATCCAGCCCTCGCCCAGCCCGTCGCGCCAGATGTCCTCCCAGACTTCGACATCCGGTGGCGGGTAGGCGGTTTGCAGCAAACCGATCAGCAACTGCCAGGCTGCGCCCTGAAAATCAGGCCGTGGACACGCCAGATCGATAATCCGGTCGTCGGCCAGTTGA harbors:
- the cas2e gene encoding type I-E CRISPR-associated endoribonuclease Cas2e, yielding MSMLVVVTENVPPRLRGRLAVWLLEVRAGVYVGDTSRRVREMIWQQVVELAEQGNVVMAWATNTESGFEFQTVGENRRMPVDLDGLRLVSFHPVENQ
- the cas1e gene encoding type I-E CRISPR-associated endonuclease Cas1e translates to MSFVPLSPIPLKDRTSMIFLQYGQIDVVDGAFVLIDKTGVRTHIPVGSVACIMLEPGTRVSHAAARLAATVGTLLVWVGEAGVRLYAAGQPGGARSDRLLYQARLALDEELRLKVVRRMFELRFGEPAPSRRSVEQLRGIEGARVRQTYSLLAKQYGVKWDGRRYDPKDWARGDKVNQCISAATACLYGITEAAVLAAGYAPAIGFIHSGKPLSFVYDIADIIKFDGVVPKAFEIAARNPLEPDREVRVACRDIFRSQQTLAKLIPLIEDVLAAGEIEPPQAPPDAQPPAIPEPTPFGDAGHRGHGG
- the cas6e gene encoding type I-E CRISPR-associated protein Cas6/Cse3/CasE, with the translated sequence MFFSRVTLQPAALPSAMAEKWLTSPVYASHQWLWQLFPQEQQRRFLFRQDCHTDASRYYLLSACAPRQDHNLFVVDTKPWQPQLNAGMQLAFSLRANPVVTRQKKRSDVLMDAKYQAKAQGVDPAEIWPRQQQAAADWLARQGERWGFEVNACRVDGYQRQRWYKPQQTEPVSFSSVDFDGLLRITDAERFAQAVSQGLGKSRALGCGLLLLRRA
- the cas5e gene encoding type I-E CRISPR-associated protein Cas5/CasD — encoded protein: MTEYLVFQLYAPLASWGEPAVGEVRHSAPVPSRSALLGLLAAALGIRREEEERLAQFNAHYRFAFRLLSRREGWLRDYHTVQMPREDRKRVRYTRRDELCSDPEQGLETLLTAREYRCDAYYHVAVSATEGAPVTLSQLAQALRTPVFPLYLGRKSCPLALPLSPHLLCGSLAEVWQQVKNTPLLNDPALEPINQPDGSCYWEPGEDVAEGDAMMEVVRGDQPASRRRWQFTTRVQYYGVLKGGQ
- the cas7e gene encoding type I-E CRISPR-associated protein Cas7/Cse4/CasC, producing the protein MTTFIQLHFLTAYAPANLNRDDAGRPKTALVGGVERLRVSSQSLKRAWRTSAVFENALGEHIGKRTRRLGREVYQQLLDGGVATKTAEDAAKKIAGQFGKLKKEEKNSSDPLEKFDIEQLAHISVPERARIDQLVKTLIAEPREPNSEELKLLCKQVASVDIALFGRMLASSPEFNVEAACQVAHALGVSAVTVEDDFFTAVDDLNTGDDNSGSAHMGEQGFASALFYHYICIDRDRLLENLDGDDALVQRTLRALGETALTVSPTGKQNSFASRAYASYVLAERGAAQPRALSVAFFTPVRSGEPLEAAISALKNQQEKFNRAYGADGMSDYVLNVEAGVGSLPQLLDFISQ
- the casB gene encoding type I-E CRISPR-associated protein Cse2/CasB, yielding MDRGSKDSTATRLVINPPAAEKIDIWFKQLQNRHNENHNGRADRAALRRAAAPYGALTCQGFMRLSNMLAGVIGNQPHRRFGVAIFAAVAAHADGNNDRKSFAAQLGETVSAGSDRRYLSELRFERLLRAQTPEELCRLLIRAVNIRGSAGVNLPSLADGILLWMDEWQARQQNLPADPNPLKRNAVRWTCEYHQKTQQPAPDAMPSAISAPEDANGNHPTDNKEPA
- the casA gene encoding type I-E CRISPR-associated protein Cse1/CasA — protein: MFSLIDTLWLPVVDADGRRTRISPRQLADDRIIDLACPRPDFQGAAWQLLIGLLQTAYPPPDVEVWEDIWRDGLGEGWIQALDSLAPALQFGAGKPAFMQDFSPLAADNSPISGLLIDAPGGNTLKLNKDHFVKRGAVNAICPHCAALALYTLQTNAPSGGVGHRVGVRGGGPITTLLMPHDAHRPVPLWRKLWANVTPGERGHCDASVFPWLTATRTSEGDKDKVTPENAHPLQAFWGMPRRIELDFSHTESGHCDLCGEHSDALLTHYRSKNYGVQYEHWKHPLTPYRQSLKDGTLLSLKGQPGGLSYRDWLGLVLGTKDTLNEMLPAYVVSRNFLNKPLRKQVGLWCFGYDMDNMKARCWYEHRIPVWKEITPAVKDYLPLGLQMAHDAQQLLRQSVKAAWFSRPKDVGGDFSFIDVSFWQETEQLFRQLYRSIAGGNCPVKSLNAWQNQLYMYLIGTFDRLTFGNPDQQGDLTRAVKARSEMLTQFHRQKSMKQLKGLQPQEEPANG